In Streptomyces chartreusis NRRL 3882, the following are encoded in one genomic region:
- a CDS encoding expansin EXLX1 family cellulose-binding protein produces MASRSHRRPLRKRRRALVSAVAVAAVGLLVSLVMALRPGSEPNTVQSAAASAAGHQSGPPATAPGRKPEPKAKPKPNPSTASPTPTPAATTPSARPSPTSAPRSSPRPVSGTAPLAGRIQPQVTYKGVATHYDAADGDGACLYGPSPDLMVAAMNHTDYETSKACGAYILVRAANGASVTVRITNECPLPCAPGQLDLSKEAFAKLAGLSAGRIPITWSLLSPGTSDTVSVRYKTGSSSNWCGIQALGHRNPLARLEVRTSSGWSRLTRTEYNYFLSPDGTGCGGPLRLTDIYGEQLTVDGVALRPDAVQPTRVQFARH; encoded by the coding sequence GTGGCATCCCGTTCCCACCGCCGTCCCCTCCGCAAGCGGCGCAGGGCCCTCGTCTCCGCCGTCGCCGTGGCAGCGGTGGGACTCCTCGTGTCCCTGGTGATGGCGCTCCGCCCCGGCAGCGAGCCGAACACCGTGCAATCCGCTGCCGCGTCCGCCGCCGGCCACCAGTCGGGTCCCCCGGCCACGGCACCGGGACGGAAGCCCGAACCAAAGGCCAAGCCGAAGCCGAACCCGTCCACGGCGTCCCCGACTCCGACGCCGGCCGCCACCACCCCGTCGGCGCGGCCCTCGCCCACCAGCGCCCCGCGGTCCTCACCGCGGCCGGTGTCCGGCACGGCACCGCTGGCGGGCCGAATCCAGCCCCAGGTCACCTACAAGGGAGTCGCCACCCACTACGACGCCGCGGACGGCGACGGCGCCTGCCTGTACGGCCCGAGCCCCGACCTCATGGTCGCGGCGATGAACCACACCGACTACGAGACGTCCAAGGCGTGCGGGGCGTACATCCTCGTCCGCGCGGCGAACGGCGCCTCCGTCACGGTCCGGATCACCAACGAATGCCCGCTGCCCTGCGCCCCCGGGCAGCTCGACCTCAGCAAAGAGGCCTTCGCCAAGCTCGCCGGCCTCTCCGCCGGCCGGATCCCGATCACCTGGAGCCTGCTGAGCCCCGGCACGTCCGACACCGTCTCGGTCCGCTACAAGACCGGCTCCAGCAGCAACTGGTGCGGCATCCAGGCGCTGGGCCACCGCAACCCGCTGGCCCGGCTGGAGGTCAGGACCAGCAGCGGATGGAGCCGGCTGACCCGTACCGAGTACAACTACTTCCTCTCCCCCGACGGCACCGGCTGCGGCGGCCCTCTGCGGCTCACCGACATCTACGGCGAACAACTCACCGTCGACGGCGTCGCACTCCGCCCGGACGCCGTCCAGCCGACCCGCGTCCAGTTCGCCCGGCACTGA
- a CDS encoding autotransporter-associated beta strand repeat-containing protein: MRSLTHTTATAAGVLATVASLLAAPPAVAAGPRDVTADVLADRDVTLTGDTVVTVPPGTTTYDGVFRGEGTLTVRGSGTLVLTRDSDFTLPESRRRQRVRTLGGNHPYVTVTRPDPSAVTLERGATLQYGDGGTTGLIGHFPYNTPAFRLNQDNIRVDGTLRLSLRSAYNLGTISGSGLITQPRFLWGTWDLSGTHSFSGVIDNGTQLNAGRPEYATSLPNVRKVLNQGTWTVDTPLGRTVTMGMDFYQREYGSDINVQSRPGGKVILTGQYSWSDRGGDSDPSLSDPALNWMPARKNVNKRGTNIKGANVQWGDGTTDKIFMPGTAETVYINLLAARSRSRLTLDYNGPVTLGAPIGGGDTLSAPGAGDIVIAGTPGNDVTFAAVQYYDGSTTVQKGAVLRLGSGKRGGDGGLYTAGAHYRVVNNGSLVLRNTNRPLTLSRIGGSGSLTQSGAATTTLAGPAVTYTGTTTVSKGTLALRKGATLSRSKAVRLAAGARLDAGPAGVRVATALTGKGTVAGAVTNDGAVTTGLTVNGAYTQSPKGSLILRDGPLKVTGAVRLAGDLDVSDVGSRARSGRSGTPVREITVLDHRGDGRTSGTFKGLRQGARLKLGDTTYRIDYRAGDGNDVALTAGTTPSPSATVPGASASGAVGPRSAGAGEDVGFGWWPYALGLALAVSLAVPMARRRGRRHRGGGRHAARARQ, encoded by the coding sequence GTGCGCAGCCTCACCCACACCACAGCAACGGCCGCCGGCGTCCTCGCGACGGTCGCCTCCCTGCTCGCCGCTCCCCCGGCGGTGGCGGCCGGGCCCCGGGACGTCACCGCCGACGTGCTGGCCGACCGGGACGTGACGCTCACCGGTGACACCGTCGTCACCGTGCCGCCGGGGACGACGACGTACGACGGCGTGTTCCGAGGCGAGGGCACGCTCACGGTCCGCGGCAGCGGGACGCTGGTCCTCACCCGGGACAGCGACTTCACGCTCCCGGAGTCCCGGCGGCGGCAGCGGGTGCGGACGCTGGGCGGGAACCACCCGTACGTCACCGTCACCCGCCCCGACCCGTCGGCGGTCACCTTGGAGCGCGGCGCGACGCTCCAGTACGGCGACGGCGGTACGACGGGACTGATCGGCCACTTCCCGTACAACACCCCGGCGTTCCGCCTCAACCAGGACAACATCAGGGTCGACGGCACCCTGCGGCTGTCGCTGAGGAGCGCGTACAACCTGGGCACCATCAGCGGCTCCGGGCTGATCACCCAGCCGAGGTTCCTCTGGGGCACCTGGGACCTGTCGGGCACGCACTCCTTCTCCGGGGTGATCGACAACGGCACGCAGCTGAACGCCGGCCGCCCGGAGTACGCGACCTCACTCCCGAACGTCCGCAAGGTCCTCAACCAGGGCACCTGGACCGTCGACACGCCCCTGGGCCGGACCGTCACGATGGGCATGGACTTCTACCAGCGCGAGTACGGCAGCGACATCAACGTCCAGTCGCGGCCCGGCGGCAAGGTGATCCTCACCGGCCAGTACAGCTGGTCGGACCGGGGCGGTGACAGCGACCCGTCGCTGAGCGACCCGGCCCTCAACTGGATGCCCGCCCGCAAGAACGTCAACAAGCGCGGCACCAATATCAAGGGCGCGAACGTCCAGTGGGGCGACGGCACCACGGACAAGATCTTCATGCCGGGCACCGCCGAGACGGTCTACATCAACCTCCTGGCCGCCCGCTCCCGTTCCCGCCTCACCCTCGACTACAACGGCCCGGTGACGCTCGGCGCTCCCATCGGCGGCGGCGACACCCTCTCCGCCCCCGGCGCCGGTGACATCGTCATCGCCGGGACCCCCGGCAACGACGTGACCTTCGCGGCCGTCCAGTACTACGACGGCTCCACGACGGTTCAGAAGGGGGCGGTACTGCGTCTGGGCAGCGGAAAGCGCGGCGGGGACGGCGGGCTGTACACGGCGGGCGCCCACTACAGGGTCGTCAACAACGGCTCACTCGTCCTGCGCAACACGAACCGGCCCCTCACCCTCTCCCGCATCGGCGGCAGCGGCTCGCTCACCCAGTCGGGAGCCGCTACGACGACACTGGCCGGGCCCGCCGTCACGTACACCGGGACGACCACCGTCTCCAAGGGCACACTGGCCCTGCGCAAGGGCGCCACGCTCTCCCGCAGCAAGGCCGTACGGCTCGCGGCCGGGGCCCGGCTGGACGCGGGCCCGGCAGGCGTGCGCGTCGCGACCGCGCTCACCGGCAAGGGCACCGTCGCCGGAGCGGTGACGAACGACGGTGCCGTCACGACCGGCCTCACCGTGAACGGCGCCTACACGCAGAGCCCGAAGGGTTCGCTGATCCTTCGGGACGGGCCGTTGAAGGTGACGGGTGCCGTACGGCTGGCCGGGGACCTCGACGTGTCGGACGTGGGAAGCCGGGCCCGGTCCGGCCGGTCCGGCACCCCCGTTCGTGAAATCACCGTCCTCGACCACCGGGGCGACGGCAGGACCTCGGGGACGTTCAAGGGGCTGCGGCAGGGCGCCCGTCTGAAGCTCGGCGACACCACCTACCGCATCGACTACCGGGCGGGAGACGGGAACGACGTCGCCCTGACGGCCGGAACCACCCCGAGCCCCTCCGCCACCGTGCCCGGGGCGTCCGCGTCCGGCGCCGTGGGGCCCCGGAGCGCCGGGGCGGGCGAGGACGTCGGCTTCGGCTGGTGGCCGTACGCACTCGGGCTGGCCCTCGCTGTCAGCCTCGCCGTACCGATGGCGAGGCGACGCGGCCGGCGCCACCGAGGCGGCGGCCGGCATGCGGCCCGCGCGCGGCAGTGA
- a CDS encoding MOSC domain-containing protein has product MARVVELSYYPVKGCAGTSATEALLTSAGLVHDRSFMVVSEEGVYRTQRRDPRLAVIRPAVTADGERLTLSAPGTEALHVPVDTTGTRRTVDLFGTAYRGIDQGDAAADWLSEVLRARSRLVRVPPEHDRVTDGLTPGTSGYADSCALHVVSRSTLGLLDRKLGERGTGPLPMNRFRPNIVLDGWDEPHTEDRARHLRIGDTELGYAKLAIRCAVTLVEQESGARAGPEPLRTLAGYRRAAEGGVAFGAKFAVLRPGRVSVGDDAVVTSWGESEQ; this is encoded by the coding sequence ATGGCCCGGGTCGTCGAGTTGTCGTACTACCCCGTCAAGGGATGCGCCGGGACATCGGCGACCGAGGCGCTGCTGACCTCCGCCGGACTGGTGCACGACCGCAGCTTCATGGTCGTCAGCGAAGAGGGCGTGTACCGGACCCAGCGCCGGGACCCCCGGCTGGCCGTCATCCGGCCCGCCGTCACCGCCGACGGCGAACGCCTCACGCTCAGCGCGCCGGGGACCGAAGCCCTGCACGTCCCTGTGGACACCACCGGCACCCGGCGGACAGTGGACCTGTTCGGGACCGCCTACCGGGGCATCGACCAGGGCGACGCGGCAGCCGACTGGCTTTCGGAGGTGCTGCGCGCCCGGAGCCGGCTCGTGCGCGTACCGCCGGAACACGACCGGGTGACGGACGGTCTGACACCCGGCACCTCCGGCTACGCCGACAGTTGCGCCCTGCACGTCGTCTCGCGCTCCACCCTCGGCCTCCTCGACCGGAAACTGGGCGAACGTGGCACAGGCCCGCTGCCCATGAACCGGTTCCGCCCCAACATCGTGCTCGACGGCTGGGACGAACCGCACACCGAGGACCGTGCCCGACACCTCCGTATCGGCGACACCGAACTGGGCTATGCCAAGCTCGCCATCCGCTGCGCCGTCACCCTGGTCGAGCAGGAATCCGGGGCCAGGGCGGGCCCGGAACCGCTGCGCACCCTCGCCGGCTACCGGCGCGCGGCCGAGGGCGGCGTCGCCTTCGGCGCGAAGTTCGCCGTGCTGCGGCCCGGCAGGGTGTCCGTCGGCGACGACGCGGTCGTCACGTCGTGGGGGGAGTCCGAGCAGTGA
- a CDS encoding aminoglycoside phosphotransferase, with the protein MPEVAVADAEVREVLGVPAGKAVFEPLTHNPWNGVTAGVWRVTAGGRSAVLKVLTRTKETSVTWAASNDPRHWNFWRREAYVYRSGLAQVWQPHGLRAPRLLACAERPDGDLALWLEDVPGEPATAWPLARHVEHAYRLGAAQGAVGAGEDRPWLSQRFLRDYTAGRTTGQDLLDDDEAWRHPLVREHFPAGLREDMVRLHHDREWFLTVMESLPRAFSHLDQWPANVRSDGRDSVVLDWAFAGDGALGEDLGNYLPDCVFDLFVPAADLPGLAKAAYDAYLHGLRESGWRGDERLVRLGVCASAVKYDWLTALLLARAGDEQPAYGGRGTVPAPLRYRERALALAFLADRAAEARLLAPQLGFPQAPSGR; encoded by the coding sequence ATGCCCGAGGTCGCTGTCGCTGATGCCGAAGTACGTGAGGTCCTGGGAGTCCCGGCGGGGAAGGCGGTGTTCGAGCCGCTCACGCACAACCCGTGGAACGGCGTCACGGCCGGAGTGTGGCGAGTCACCGCCGGCGGGCGTTCGGCCGTACTGAAGGTGCTGACGCGGACCAAGGAGACCAGCGTCACCTGGGCCGCCTCCAACGACCCACGGCACTGGAACTTCTGGCGCCGCGAGGCGTACGTCTACCGGTCGGGGCTCGCCCAGGTCTGGCAGCCGCACGGCCTGCGCGCGCCCCGGCTGCTGGCCTGCGCCGAACGCCCCGACGGCGACCTGGCGTTGTGGCTGGAGGACGTGCCGGGCGAACCGGCGACGGCCTGGCCGCTCGCCCGGCACGTCGAGCACGCGTACCGGCTCGGGGCCGCGCAGGGCGCGGTGGGTGCGGGGGAGGACCGGCCGTGGCTGTCGCAGCGCTTCCTGCGCGACTACACGGCCGGCAGGACGACGGGCCAGGACCTGCTCGATGACGACGAGGCCTGGCGACACCCCCTGGTCCGGGAGCACTTCCCGGCGGGCCTGCGCGAGGACATGGTCCGCCTCCACCACGACCGCGAGTGGTTCCTCACGGTCATGGAGTCCCTGCCGCGCGCCTTTAGCCATCTCGACCAGTGGCCGGCCAACGTCCGTTCCGACGGCCGCGACAGTGTCGTCCTCGACTGGGCGTTCGCCGGGGACGGCGCGCTCGGCGAGGACCTCGGCAACTACCTCCCCGACTGCGTCTTCGACCTGTTCGTCCCCGCCGCCGACCTCCCCGGCCTGGCCAAGGCGGCGTACGACGCCTACCTGCACGGCCTGCGCGAGAGCGGCTGGCGTGGCGACGAACGGCTCGTACGGCTCGGCGTGTGCGCCTCCGCCGTGAAGTACGACTGGCTCACCGCACTGCTGCTCGCCCGGGCGGGCGACGAGCAGCCGGCCTACGGCGGCCGGGGCACCGTCCCCGCCCCGCTCCGTTACCGCGAACGCGCCCTGGCCCTCGCCTTCCTCGCCGACCGGGCGGCCGAGGCCCGGCTGCTGGCACCACAGCTCGGCTTTCCGCAGGCGCCGAGCGGCCGCTGA
- a CDS encoding amino acid permease — translation MTVPSPAEAAEPVEPAPAPPPRRTFGLAAATALVMGNIIGGGIFALPATVAPYGTVSLLAFVVLSVGAVALALLFGSLARRSPVTGGLYVYPRDAFGEFAGFLSAWSYWTMCWVSIAALAVAVVGYVDVLIPLHGNHVLQAVVAMAALWLPAAANFAGTRWVGTVQVVSTVLKFVPLLLLATIGLFFVDTDNFGPFNASGQSVSGALAASAALLLYSFLGVESAAVSAGEVRDPERTVARASVLGTLASALVYILGTVAVFGLVPHSRLVDSGAPFADAVNALTGSSWGGTAVALVAVVSITGCLNGWILMAAQMPYAAARDGLFPAPFARVGKGGVPGFGVWACAVLGTLLIALNYTAGPDTTFRVLVLITTFTGCVPYLLSAAAQLYWLARGTRDRVRPAGLVRDLSVAVLSFGFSFWLIAGAGYAAVYQGVLFLFAGIPVYVWLRGRKDKAEATDKAEAAA, via the coding sequence ATGACCGTCCCCAGCCCCGCCGAGGCCGCCGAACCCGTCGAGCCGGCCCCGGCGCCCCCTCCCCGCCGCACCTTCGGCCTCGCCGCCGCCACGGCCCTCGTCATGGGCAACATCATCGGCGGCGGCATCTTCGCCCTGCCCGCCACCGTCGCCCCCTACGGCACGGTCAGCCTGCTCGCCTTCGTGGTGCTCTCGGTCGGCGCGGTCGCCCTCGCCCTGCTCTTCGGCAGTCTGGCGCGCCGCAGCCCGGTCACGGGCGGGCTGTACGTCTACCCGCGGGACGCGTTCGGCGAGTTCGCCGGGTTCCTGTCGGCCTGGTCGTACTGGACGATGTGCTGGGTCAGCATCGCCGCCCTGGCCGTCGCGGTCGTCGGCTACGTCGACGTCCTGATACCTCTGCACGGCAACCACGTCCTCCAGGCCGTCGTCGCCATGGCCGCTCTCTGGCTGCCCGCCGCCGCCAACTTCGCGGGCACCCGCTGGGTCGGCACGGTGCAGGTCGTCTCCACGGTCCTGAAGTTCGTACCGCTGCTCCTGCTGGCCACCATCGGCCTGTTCTTCGTCGACACGGACAACTTCGGCCCGTTCAACGCCTCCGGCCAGAGCGTCTCCGGCGCGCTGGCCGCCTCCGCCGCGCTGCTGCTGTACAGCTTCCTCGGCGTCGAGTCGGCCGCGGTCAGCGCGGGCGAGGTCCGCGACCCCGAGCGCACCGTCGCCCGGGCGAGCGTCCTCGGCACGCTGGCCTCGGCCCTGGTCTACATCCTCGGCACCGTCGCCGTCTTCGGTCTCGTCCCGCACAGTCGGCTCGTCGACTCGGGCGCCCCGTTCGCCGACGCGGTGAACGCCCTCACCGGCAGCTCCTGGGGCGGCACGGCCGTCGCCCTGGTCGCCGTCGTCTCGATCACCGGCTGCCTCAACGGCTGGATCCTCATGGCCGCGCAGATGCCGTACGCCGCCGCGCGTGACGGTCTCTTCCCCGCGCCCTTCGCCCGGGTCGGCAAGGGCGGCGTGCCGGGCTTCGGCGTCTGGGCCTGCGCGGTGCTCGGCACGCTCCTCATCGCCCTCAACTACACGGCGGGCCCGGACACCACGTTCCGCGTCCTCGTCCTGATCACCACGTTCACCGGCTGCGTGCCGTACCTGCTGTCCGCGGCGGCCCAGCTGTACTGGCTGGCCCGCGGCACCCGCGACCGCGTCCGCCCGGCGGGCCTGGTCCGCGACCTGTCCGTCGCCGTCCTCTCCTTCGGCTTCTCGTTCTGGCTGATCGCGGGCGCCGGATACGCCGCCGTGTACCAGGGCGTGCTGTTCCTGTTCGCCGGGATCCCGGTGTACGTGTGGCTGCGGGGACGCAAGGACAAGGCGGAGGCGACGGACAAGGCGGAGGCTGCGGCATAG
- the mmuM gene encoding homocysteine S-methyltransferase codes for MTSTLTLAEALAAGTVVLDGGMSNQLESAGHDLSDELWSARLLAQRPEAITEAHLAYFRAGADVAITASYQATFEGFAKRGIDHDRAAELMALSVELAREAARLARVPRPLWVAASAGPYGAMLADGSEYRGRYGLTVDELERFHRPRLEVLAAARPDVLALETVPDADEAAALLRAVRGLGVPAWLTYSVAGGRTRAGQPLEEAFALAADADEVIAVGVNCCAPEDVDTAAATAARVTGKPVVVYPNSGETWNADARAWTGRSTFTAGQVKGWQQSGARLIGGCCRVGPEAISGIAGTLGAA; via the coding sequence ATGACCAGCACCCTCACCCTCGCCGAAGCCCTCGCCGCCGGGACGGTCGTCCTCGACGGCGGCATGTCCAACCAGCTCGAGTCGGCCGGGCACGACCTGAGCGACGAGCTGTGGTCGGCGCGGCTGCTCGCGCAGCGGCCGGAGGCGATCACCGAGGCACATCTCGCCTACTTCCGGGCGGGCGCGGACGTGGCGATCACGGCCAGCTACCAGGCCACCTTCGAGGGCTTCGCCAAGCGCGGGATCGACCACGACCGGGCGGCCGAACTCATGGCGCTCAGCGTCGAGTTGGCACGGGAGGCGGCCCGGCTCGCCCGCGTCCCCCGCCCGCTGTGGGTGGCGGCCTCGGCCGGCCCGTACGGGGCGATGCTCGCGGACGGCTCCGAGTACCGGGGGCGCTACGGCCTCACGGTCGACGAACTGGAGCGCTTCCACCGCCCCCGCCTGGAGGTGCTGGCCGCAGCCCGCCCCGACGTGCTCGCGCTGGAGACGGTCCCCGACGCCGACGAGGCCGCCGCCCTGCTGCGGGCGGTGCGCGGGCTCGGGGTGCCGGCCTGGCTGACGTACTCCGTCGCCGGTGGCCGCACGCGCGCCGGGCAGCCGCTGGAGGAGGCCTTCGCCCTGGCCGCCGACGCGGACGAGGTGATCGCGGTCGGCGTGAACTGCTGCGCGCCCGAGGACGTGGACACCGCCGCCGCGACCGCGGCCCGGGTCACCGGCAAGCCCGTCGTCGTCTACCCCAACAGCGGCGAGACCTGGAACGCCGACGCCCGCGCCTGGACCGGCCGTTCCACCTTCACCGCCGGTCAGGTGAAGGGCTGGCAGCAGTCCGGCGCCCGCCTGATCGGCGGCTGCTGCCGGGTGGGCCCGGAGGCGATCTCGGGCATCGCGGGAACGCTGGGGGCGGCATAA
- a CDS encoding LacI family DNA-binding transcriptional regulator translates to MTRKSGDASRSTIRDVAARAGVSASTVSRVLGGVYPVSAATRGRVMRAVRELDYVADARAKAIAGVATPTLAFVLEDITGPSFAHMAHGVEREATRLGHLCLVCSTEGDVRHELEFVEMMRAQRAAAVILVGGTADTPEYRERTHRMADSLASAGSRLVLCGRPPLDPGAPVTVIEYDNEGGAYTLVAHVLAQGHRRVLFLGGRADHTTALGRERGYLAAHRARGLTPDPSLLLHGDFTRDAGHRLMQQALKDGLDFTAVVAATDMVAAGALTALHEAGLTVPGDVSLAGYDDISFARDLHPALTTVHVPYEELGRLAVRTALEHTPGAPDEHLLLGTHVVVRDSVGPPPSVPAERAGAAQSPYG, encoded by the coding sequence ATGACGAGGAAGAGCGGGGACGCGAGCCGCAGCACCATCCGGGACGTGGCGGCCCGCGCGGGGGTCTCGGCGTCGACGGTGTCACGAGTGCTCGGCGGTGTGTACCCGGTGAGCGCGGCGACGCGCGGACGCGTCATGCGGGCGGTCCGTGAGCTGGACTACGTCGCGGACGCGCGGGCGAAGGCGATCGCGGGCGTCGCCACGCCCACGCTGGCGTTCGTACTGGAGGACATCACCGGCCCGTCGTTCGCGCACATGGCGCACGGCGTGGAACGCGAGGCGACCCGTCTCGGCCACCTCTGCCTGGTGTGCAGCACGGAGGGCGACGTCCGGCACGAGCTGGAGTTCGTCGAGATGATGCGCGCCCAGCGCGCCGCCGCCGTGATCCTGGTCGGCGGCACCGCCGACACGCCCGAGTACCGCGAACGCACCCACCGCATGGCCGACTCCCTCGCCTCGGCCGGTTCCCGCCTGGTCCTCTGCGGCCGACCACCGCTGGACCCCGGTGCCCCGGTGACGGTCATCGAGTACGACAACGAGGGCGGGGCCTACACCCTGGTCGCCCACGTCCTCGCCCAGGGCCACCGCAGGGTGCTGTTCCTCGGCGGCCGGGCGGACCACACCACGGCGCTGGGCCGCGAACGCGGTTATCTCGCGGCCCACCGGGCCCGGGGCCTGACCCCCGACCCGTCCCTCCTCCTGCACGGCGACTTCACCCGCGACGCGGGCCACCGCCTCATGCAGCAGGCCCTCAAGGACGGCCTCGACTTCACGGCCGTCGTGGCCGCCACCGACATGGTCGCGGCGGGCGCCCTCACCGCCCTGCACGAGGCGGGCCTGACCGTCCCCGGCGACGTCTCCCTCGCGGGCTACGACGACATCTCCTTCGCCCGCGACCTGCACCCGGCCCTCACGACGGTCCACGTCCCCTACGAGGAACTCGGCCGCCTCGCCGTCCGCACAGCCCTCGAACACACACCGGGCGCCCCGGACGAACACCTGCTGCTGGGCACCCACGTGGTGGTGCGGGACTCGGTGGGTCCGCCGCCGTCAGTGCCGGCGGAGCGCGCCGGTGCGGCGCAGTCGCCGTACGGCTGA